Proteins encoded within one genomic window of Gimesia chilikensis:
- the aceE gene encoding pyruvate dehydrogenase (acetyl-transferring), homodimeric type: MAEQTVTGAVPGVDPAELEEWFESLDDLIIRYGKERVQHVLATLQERAYRQGVTMPFTANTPYINTIPQDEQPLFPGNREIERRIKSIIRWNAMAMVVRANKDHDGIGGHISTYASAATLWEIGFNHFFHSRTEDHSGDVVYFQGHASPGVYARAFVEGRLTEENLQRFRQELPRGGGLSSYPHPWLMPDFWQFPTVSMGLGPIMSIYHARFLRYLHNRGIMDTSQSKVWCFVGDGETDEPETLGAITLASREHLDNLIFVINCNLQRLDGPVRGNGKIIQELEAAFRGAGWNCLKVIWGSDWDPLLSEDEDGLLVKRMGEVVDGQYQKYVVESGSYIRDHFFGENPELLKMAEHLSDEQIKKMNRGGHDPEKVYAAFKAATEHTGSPTVILAKTIKGYGLGEAGEGRNVAHNVKKANEEELRDFRSRFGIPIRDEDVKNTPFYRPEEGSPEMQYLQARRKELGGYLPERKPTEERLETPTLESLGKFMDSMAGKKGSTTGALGILLATLLRDKVVGKRIVPIIPDEARTFGMEGLFKQCGIYASQGQLYEPVDRDQLMYYKEAKDGQILEEGINEAGAISSFIAAGTAYSNQGVNMIPFYVYYSMFGFQRVGDLVWAAADSRTKGFLLGGTSGRTTLNGEGLQHQDGHSHIMASTVPTLHAYDPAYAYELAVIIQDGMRRMYQEGEEIFYYLSVYNENYEMAPMPEGDDVVDGIIKGIYKFRSLEADKPAVDARPQLFGSGPILREVLRAQEILAEKYQIATDVWSVTSYNELARDVKDAERYNRLHPDAEPQKSFLETTFEGVAGPFIASSDNIKVIADQIREGIPGNYCVLGTDGFGRSETRESLRRHFEIDAENVVLATLVELADEGKFDKSKLAAIIQDLGIDPEKVNPRLA, from the coding sequence ATGGCAGAACAGACAGTTACAGGTGCAGTGCCTGGAGTCGATCCGGCAGAACTGGAAGAATGGTTTGAGTCACTGGATGATCTCATCATCCGCTATGGAAAGGAACGCGTACAACACGTTCTGGCTACTCTCCAGGAACGTGCTTATCGTCAGGGCGTGACGATGCCTTTCACTGCCAATACGCCTTACATCAACACCATTCCCCAGGATGAACAGCCTCTCTTCCCCGGCAACCGGGAAATCGAGCGGCGGATCAAAAGTATCATCCGCTGGAATGCGATGGCGATGGTCGTTCGTGCCAACAAAGATCATGACGGCATCGGCGGTCACATCTCCACCTACGCGTCTGCAGCCACACTCTGGGAAATCGGGTTCAACCACTTCTTCCACTCACGGACGGAAGACCATTCAGGAGACGTCGTCTACTTCCAGGGTCACGCTTCTCCCGGCGTCTATGCCCGTGCCTTTGTCGAAGGACGACTGACCGAAGAAAACCTGCAGCGGTTCCGTCAGGAACTCCCGCGCGGTGGTGGACTCTCTTCCTATCCGCACCCCTGGCTGATGCCTGACTTCTGGCAATTCCCCACCGTATCGATGGGTCTCGGTCCGATCATGTCCATCTACCATGCCCGCTTCCTGCGTTACCTGCATAACCGCGGCATTATGGATACATCACAGTCGAAAGTCTGGTGTTTCGTTGGCGACGGGGAAACTGATGAACCCGAAACCCTGGGCGCGATCACCCTCGCTTCCCGCGAGCATCTGGACAACCTGATCTTCGTCATTAACTGTAACCTGCAGCGTCTGGACGGACCGGTTCGTGGGAACGGCAAGATCATTCAGGAACTCGAAGCTGCCTTCCGTGGTGCCGGCTGGAACTGTCTCAAAGTCATCTGGGGCAGCGACTGGGATCCCCTGCTCTCCGAAGACGAAGACGGCTTGCTCGTCAAACGCATGGGTGAAGTCGTTGACGGTCAGTATCAGAAATACGTCGTCGAATCCGGGTCTTACATCCGCGACCACTTCTTCGGCGAAAACCCCGAACTGCTCAAGATGGCCGAGCATCTCTCTGACGAACAGATCAAGAAGATGAACCGCGGCGGTCACGATCCGGAAAAAGTCTACGCCGCCTTCAAAGCAGCTACCGAACACACCGGTTCGCCGACAGTCATTCTCGCCAAAACCATCAAAGGCTACGGTCTGGGTGAAGCCGGCGAAGGCCGCAACGTGGCTCACAACGTGAAAAAAGCCAACGAAGAAGAACTGCGTGACTTCCGCTCCCGCTTCGGCATTCCGATTCGAGACGAAGACGTCAAGAACACACCGTTCTACCGTCCCGAAGAAGGCAGCCCCGAAATGCAGTACCTGCAGGCACGGCGGAAAGAACTCGGCGGTTACCTGCCCGAGCGGAAACCCACCGAAGAACGTCTGGAAACTCCCACGCTGGAATCGCTGGGCAAGTTCATGGACTCCATGGCCGGCAAGAAAGGTTCCACCACCGGTGCCCTGGGCATCCTGCTGGCGACCCTGCTCCGTGACAAAGTCGTCGGCAAACGTATTGTGCCGATCATCCCCGACGAAGCCCGTACCTTCGGTATGGAAGGCCTGTTCAAGCAGTGCGGTATCTATGCCAGCCAGGGACAGTTATACGAGCCGGTCGACCGCGATCAGCTGATGTACTACAAGGAAGCCAAAGACGGCCAGATCCTCGAAGAGGGGATCAACGAAGCCGGTGCGATTTCTTCTTTCATCGCTGCAGGAACCGCCTACTCGAACCAGGGCGTGAACATGATTCCGTTCTACGTCTACTACTCGATGTTCGGCTTCCAGCGGGTCGGCGATCTCGTCTGGGCCGCCGCTGATTCCCGTACCAAGGGCTTCCTGCTCGGTGGTACTTCCGGCCGCACCACCCTGAACGGGGAAGGTCTGCAGCACCAGGATGGTCACAGCCACATCATGGCTTCTACCGTTCCCACCCTGCACGCCTACGATCCCGCTTACGCTTACGAGCTGGCGGTCATCATTCAGGACGGTATGCGACGCATGTATCAGGAAGGCGAAGAGATCTTCTACTATCTCTCCGTCTACAACGAAAACTACGAAATGGCGCCGATGCCCGAGGGCGACGACGTCGTGGATGGCATCATTAAAGGGATTTACAAATTCCGTTCCCTGGAAGCCGACAAACCAGCTGTCGACGCTCGTCCGCAGCTGTTCGGCAGTGGTCCGATTCTCCGCGAAGTACTGCGGGCCCAGGAAATCCTGGCCGAGAAATACCAGATCGCTACCGATGTCTGGAGCGTCACCAGCTACAACGAGCTGGCCCGCGACGTCAAAGATGCGGAACGTTACAACCGTCTGCACCCCGATGCAGAACCTCAGAAATCATTCCTGGAAACGACCTTTGAAGGCGTCGCAGGCCCCTTCATCGCTTCCAGCGACAATATCAAAGTGATCGCCGACCAGATCCGTGAAGGCATCCCCGGGAACTACTGTGTACTGGGAACCGATGGCTTTGGTCGCAGCGAAACCCGTGAATCGCTCCGCCGTCACTTCGAAATTGACGCGGAAAACGTGGTGCTGGCAACACTCGTTGAACTGGCCGACGAAGGCAAGTTCGATAAATCGAAGTTAGCCGCCATCATCCAGGACCTGGGCATCGATCCGGAGAAAGTCAATCCCCGGCTGGCCTGA
- a CDS encoding sigma-70 family RNA polymerase sigma factor — MSYEPSYPASELDTFSDLGERAVHLDQSQSCQCELLAVKKAARMRKVCVTRELQARAERLCSKEIEYVQSERFDQPDAMDQVLIPLQQLCAELKPDTEDDLTSDAGLLQTRLYAVPLLSKEQEIILFRGMNYLKYRAAMLQKQVDLKAPCVGVLDRIEQKLKDAKSLRDYIIQANLRLVVSIAKNLTDRANSFEDIVSDGYMPLIRAVEIFDIDRGNRFSTYGTWAVRNYLFRTTKKGRKYRKNFVNGAETLALRLSDIRSTLRSQETYHRSIEQVLEQVLCSLDQREQQILKRRFGLPPAEVPEKFREIAEDFGVSTERVRQLTIRSLQRMRDVIEEQSLEIPDISEIL; from the coding sequence ATGTCATACGAACCAAGTTATCCCGCATCAGAATTGGACACATTTTCCGATCTGGGCGAACGTGCCGTGCACCTGGATCAGTCACAGTCCTGCCAGTGCGAACTGCTGGCGGTCAAAAAGGCGGCGCGGATGCGAAAAGTCTGTGTGACACGTGAATTACAGGCTCGAGCGGAGCGTCTGTGTTCGAAAGAAATCGAATACGTTCAGAGCGAACGCTTCGATCAGCCCGACGCCATGGATCAGGTGCTGATTCCGCTGCAGCAACTCTGCGCGGAACTCAAGCCGGATACCGAAGATGACCTGACCAGTGATGCGGGTCTGCTGCAGACGCGTCTGTATGCGGTTCCCCTGTTGAGCAAAGAGCAGGAAATCATTCTCTTCCGCGGGATGAATTATCTGAAGTATCGCGCGGCGATGCTGCAGAAACAGGTTGATCTCAAAGCACCCTGCGTCGGTGTGCTGGACCGGATTGAGCAGAAACTGAAAGACGCAAAGAGCCTGCGAGACTACATCATTCAGGCGAATTTGAGACTGGTGGTCTCGATTGCCAAAAATCTGACAGACCGGGCGAATTCGTTCGAAGATATTGTCAGTGACGGCTACATGCCGTTGATTCGGGCGGTGGAGATTTTCGATATCGATCGCGGTAACCGGTTCAGTACCTACGGAACCTGGGCGGTGCGTAATTATCTGTTTCGCACTACGAAAAAGGGGCGTAAGTACCGTAAGAACTTTGTCAACGGTGCCGAGACCCTCGCGTTAAGACTCAGTGATATCCGTTCGACACTCCGCTCACAGGAAACCTATCATCGATCGATTGAACAGGTCCTCGAACAGGTACTGTGTTCCCTGGACCAGCGCGAGCAGCAGATTCTCAAACGTCGATTTGGACTGCCGCCGGCTGAAGTGCCGGAAAAGTTCCGCGAAATTGCGGAAGACTTCGGCGTGAGTACCGAACGGGTGCGTCAGCTGACCATCCGCTCGCTGCAGCGGATGCGGGACGTGATTGAGGAGCAGAGTCTGGAAATACCGGATATTTCTGAAATCCTTTGA
- a CDS encoding pseudouridine synthase produces MSSDNPTPSESDSPTDDSHLIRLQKYLAATGLGSRRHCEEYIETGRVTVDGEIVTELGARIDPETQVITVDGERARMEPRRYFLLNKPSGFLCTNQDPAGRRRVIDLFPGEGQRLFTVGRLDENSEGLLLVTNDGAMAQRLAHPRYRVARTYHVQVAGHPTREKLDELRKGVRFKEGVFRVSGLKPLKKQGKSTFLELTLHEGQNREIRRMMARIGHKVMQLIRVRFGPLNLGKLKSGEYRRLSDTELKKLREMLNEKHSPDLRKRKSKKKAAPSRGKPARRGAGKNISDKQTGGKKRSVGNKGKRGASAVPKKPAQKKSTGRRIIGD; encoded by the coding sequence ATGAGTTCCGATAACCCCACCCCGTCCGAATCCGATTCCCCCACAGACGACAGCCACCTGATTCGTTTGCAGAAATATCTGGCAGCGACCGGTCTGGGTTCCCGTCGTCATTGTGAAGAGTACATCGAAACCGGACGCGTGACCGTCGACGGGGAGATCGTGACCGAACTCGGAGCCCGCATCGATCCCGAAACGCAAGTCATCACCGTGGATGGCGAGCGGGCCCGGATGGAACCCCGTCGTTATTTTCTGTTGAACAAACCGTCCGGTTTTCTCTGTACGAACCAGGATCCGGCGGGACGGCGACGGGTGATTGACCTGTTTCCCGGCGAAGGGCAGCGGCTGTTTACCGTCGGTCGGCTGGATGAAAACAGTGAAGGTCTGCTGCTGGTGACCAATGATGGTGCGATGGCTCAGCGTCTCGCACATCCGCGTTATCGCGTCGCACGAACTTACCATGTGCAGGTCGCCGGTCATCCGACCCGGGAAAAGCTGGACGAACTGCGCAAAGGGGTGCGGTTCAAAGAAGGTGTCTTCCGCGTTTCCGGTTTAAAACCGTTGAAAAAGCAGGGGAAAAGTACCTTTCTGGAACTGACGCTGCACGAAGGACAGAACCGTGAGATCCGGCGAATGATGGCCCGCATCGGCCATAAAGTCATGCAGCTGATTCGCGTCCGCTTTGGTCCACTGAACCTGGGGAAACTCAAATCGGGCGAATACCGACGGCTGTCGGACACCGAACTTAAAAAACTGCGGGAGATGCTGAATGAGAAGCATTCCCCCGATCTCCGTAAGCGCAAAAGCAAGAAGAAGGCGGCTCCCAGTCGCGGGAAACCGGCGCGGCGTGGTGCGGGAAAAAATATTTCAGACAAACAGACAGGTGGAAAAAAACGGTCTGTCGGCAATAAAGGAAAACGAGGGGCCTCTGCGGTTCCGAAGAAACCCGCCCAGAAGAAGTCTACAGGACGTCGCATTATCGGCGATTAA
- a CDS encoding dihydroorotate dehydrogenase electron transfer subunit, whose translation MTETHAFSDCATPQYVAATVTEQVQMAKDTWRLRIHCPEIARVILPGQFFMVREPGVNDPLLGRPFALYDTCLDEAGQPIGLDFGYVVVGKLTSRMTHWQPGDQVEIWGPLGNGFPQPGSGSLVMVAGGIGQTPFLATAREALGQRTYGEPARKLEAFPERVSLLYGARSEAYLAGLDDFRLDGLEVEVATDDGSFGNAGYVTELLKQRIESDAPPETIFCCGPEPMMEAVSKLAREAGISCWLSLETPMACGFGACFSCVAKVRVGADDWDYRRTCVEGPVFNAEQLIF comes from the coding sequence ATGACAGAGACTCACGCATTCAGCGATTGTGCAACCCCCCAGTATGTGGCAGCGACCGTTACCGAACAGGTCCAGATGGCAAAGGATACCTGGCGGCTGCGAATTCACTGTCCCGAAATCGCGCGGGTGATTCTGCCGGGCCAGTTCTTCATGGTCCGCGAGCCGGGCGTAAACGATCCACTGCTGGGGCGTCCCTTCGCACTCTATGATACCTGCCTGGACGAAGCGGGACAGCCGATCGGGCTGGACTTTGGTTATGTGGTGGTCGGAAAACTGACCTCCCGCATGACGCACTGGCAACCGGGTGACCAGGTCGAAATCTGGGGACCGCTGGGGAATGGTTTCCCGCAGCCCGGTTCCGGTTCGCTGGTCATGGTGGCGGGGGGAATCGGACAGACTCCGTTTCTGGCGACCGCCCGGGAAGCACTGGGGCAACGTACTTATGGTGAGCCGGCGCGGAAACTGGAAGCCTTTCCCGAGCGGGTGAGCCTGCTGTACGGGGCTCGTTCGGAAGCATACCTCGCGGGACTGGATGATTTTCGCCTCGATGGTCTGGAAGTCGAAGTGGCTACCGATGATGGCTCGTTTGGAAATGCCGGCTATGTAACCGAACTGCTCAAGCAGCGGATTGAAAGTGATGCACCGCCCGAGACCATATTCTGTTGTGGACCGGAACCGATGATGGAAGCGGTCAGTAAGCTCGCCCGGGAAGCAGGGATTTCCTGCTGGCTGTCACTGGAGACCCCGATGGCCTGTGGCTTTGGCGCCTGTTTCAGTTGTGTGGCGAAAGTCCGCGTCGGTGCTGACGACTGGGACTATCGGCGAACCTGCGTAGAAGGGCCCGTGTTTAACGCCGAGCAGCTGATATTTTAG
- a CDS encoding serine/threonine protein kinase yields the protein MSSKPTPHSAANTKSMPTLISKEIRKDAGKFCPHAGVVSRGSGSMFQEQGRTLLLQRLRMASLLLGLGATAFLIRGFWLGEYKNPHDSQMLLLDGVLAVILFSVSAFLWWKPCLCKYRLRICEAITFGAPAGFFIWWHFSELCACDPVLLGKVAFEFPLRTAFPWVILIFTYGIFIPNSLKGVISVVSLMVISPIVGAIMTGMQVPQVSEVLYSGGLSEIIILLMIAGSTAVYGSHRVDSLRREAFDLKSVGMYTLRKQIGSGGMGEVYLAEHRLLKRPCAIKLIRRDKVDDENVLLRFESEVQATAGLTHPNTIEIYDYGHTEEGTFYYAMEFLPGLNLQEIVERFGPLPQERVVYLLRQVCSALAEAHQKGLIHRDIKPGNIFSAERGGLFDVAKLLDFGLVKYHRTDDVSLELTMEGAVVGSPLYTSPEVVTGDGSPGPRSDIYSLGASAYYLLTGKPVFEGDNALKVMFAHASQAVKPLRDLNPEVSPELEEIIMKCLEKKPDDRYQNSAELLEALEQLQVNSWTQAQASAWWSEAEHMVQHVSEDDEFASDYLKATTVLPVNV from the coding sequence ATGAGTTCAAAACCAACACCCCATTCTGCTGCAAACACAAAATCGATGCCTACTCTGATTTCCAAGGAGATCAGAAAAGATGCCGGCAAATTCTGTCCGCATGCCGGCGTCGTCTCTCGCGGTTCAGGCAGTATGTTTCAGGAGCAGGGACGAACGTTGCTGCTCCAGCGTCTGCGGATGGCTTCCCTGCTGTTAGGCCTGGGGGCAACTGCATTCCTGATCCGCGGTTTCTGGCTGGGTGAGTATAAGAACCCCCACGACAGTCAGATGCTGCTGCTGGATGGCGTTCTGGCGGTGATTCTTTTCTCCGTCTCCGCCTTTCTGTGGTGGAAACCCTGTCTCTGTAAATACCGCCTGCGGATTTGTGAGGCGATTACCTTCGGTGCACCTGCCGGATTTTTCATCTGGTGGCACTTCAGTGAACTCTGCGCCTGTGATCCGGTGTTACTGGGCAAAGTCGCCTTTGAATTTCCCCTGCGAACCGCATTTCCCTGGGTGATCTTGATCTTCACTTACGGGATCTTCATACCGAACTCGCTGAAGGGCGTGATCTCGGTGGTGAGCCTGATGGTCATCAGCCCGATTGTGGGTGCGATCATGACCGGGATGCAGGTGCCCCAGGTGTCAGAAGTACTGTATAGCGGCGGTTTGTCGGAGATAATCATCCTGCTGATGATTGCCGGGAGTACAGCCGTCTATGGTTCGCATCGGGTTGACAGTTTGAGGCGCGAAGCCTTCGATTTGAAAAGCGTGGGGATGTACACGCTCCGCAAACAGATTGGCAGCGGCGGGATGGGCGAAGTCTATCTGGCCGAGCATCGGTTGCTGAAGCGTCCCTGTGCGATCAAGCTGATCCGGCGGGACAAGGTCGACGATGAAAATGTCCTGCTGCGGTTTGAAAGCGAAGTGCAGGCGACTGCTGGCCTGACGCACCCGAATACAATTGAGATTTATGATTACGGGCATACCGAAGAGGGGACATTCTATTATGCAATGGAATTCCTGCCCGGACTGAACCTGCAGGAAATCGTGGAGCGGTTTGGACCTCTGCCCCAGGAGCGGGTGGTGTATCTGCTCAGACAGGTCTGTTCTGCCCTGGCGGAAGCACACCAGAAGGGACTGATTCACCGCGATATCAAGCCGGGGAATATTTTCTCAGCCGAGCGTGGCGGTCTGTTCGATGTGGCCAAACTGCTCGACTTTGGCCTGGTTAAATATCATCGTACCGATGATGTCTCACTGGAATTGACCATGGAAGGGGCCGTGGTGGGATCTCCGCTGTATACGAGTCCTGAAGTGGTCACCGGAGATGGCAGTCCCGGACCGCGGTCGGACATTTACTCACTGGGGGCGAGCGCTTATTACCTGTTGACAGGGAAGCCGGTCTTTGAAGGGGATAACGCTTTGAAGGTGATGTTCGCCCATGCGAGCCAGGCTGTGAAACCGTTGCGGGATCTGAATCCGGAGGTCTCTCCTGAACTGGAAGAGATCATTATGAAATGCCTGGAGAAGAAGCCGGACGATCGCTACCAGAACTCAGCCGAACTGCTGGAAGCTCTGGAGCAGTTACAGGTCAATAGCTGGACCCAGGCCCAGGCATCCGCGTGGTGGTCTGAAGCCGAGCATATGGTACAACATGTCTCCGAAGATGACGAATTTGCGTCCGATTATCTGAAAGCGACGACGGTACTACCCGTTAATGTCTGA
- a CDS encoding Ldh family oxidoreductase, which yields MPVISAESLQKFTETLMLKGGATEEEARIVSKSLVDANLLGHDSHGVMRLPFYMGRVKEGILKAGETLKILNETPAAINGDGGWGFGQTVMHDLMNRLIEKAGNLGVSVGTLKHASHIGRLGEYAEMAAAKGMASIICANTHGSAPRVAPVGGKRPRLGTNPICIGMPGGERGPFVLDFGTSATAEGKVRIKKIAGEQVPPGLILDPDGNPTTDPNMLYGDPPGTILPMGGDQAYKGFGLSFMVEMLCGALSGGQCAFPDPPPPKGNCVFVVVIDPTHLGGQNHLLNEITNLEKYVRSVPLKDGVTEVFLPGDPEKKTAATRNETGISLDKGNWEALTKLAEELDVPVPEVQD from the coding sequence GTGCCTGTTATCTCTGCCGAGTCGCTGCAAAAATTTACCGAAACGCTCATGCTTAAAGGCGGCGCCACTGAAGAAGAAGCGCGCATCGTTTCCAAAAGCCTGGTCGACGCCAACCTGCTGGGGCACGATTCCCACGGCGTGATGCGTCTTCCTTTCTACATGGGGCGTGTCAAAGAAGGCATTCTCAAAGCCGGTGAAACTCTGAAGATCCTGAACGAAACACCGGCTGCAATCAACGGCGACGGCGGCTGGGGATTTGGTCAGACCGTGATGCACGATCTGATGAATCGCCTGATCGAAAAAGCGGGCAACCTGGGTGTCTCTGTCGGAACCCTGAAACACGCTTCGCACATCGGCCGACTGGGAGAATACGCGGAAATGGCTGCCGCCAAAGGCATGGCATCCATCATCTGTGCCAACACACACGGCTCCGCCCCTCGCGTGGCACCTGTGGGAGGCAAACGTCCCCGTCTGGGAACCAATCCGATCTGTATCGGCATGCCCGGCGGAGAAAGGGGTCCCTTCGTACTCGACTTCGGCACTTCTGCCACCGCAGAAGGTAAAGTCCGCATCAAGAAAATTGCCGGCGAACAGGTTCCTCCCGGCCTGATTCTGGATCCGGATGGCAATCCCACTACCGACCCCAACATGCTCTATGGCGATCCTCCAGGGACAATCCTTCCCATGGGCGGCGATCAGGCCTACAAAGGTTTCGGTCTGTCTTTCATGGTCGAAATGCTCTGTGGTGCCCTCTCGGGTGGACAGTGTGCCTTCCCTGATCCTCCACCACCAAAGGGGAACTGTGTGTTTGTGGTCGTGATCGACCCGACTCACCTGGGAGGCCAGAATCACCTGTTGAACGAGATTACCAATCTCGAAAAGTATGTCCGCAGCGTGCCTCTCAAGGACGGCGTCACAGAAGTCTTTCTGCCGGGCGATCCGGAAAAGAAAACCGCTGCCACCCGTAATGAAACGGGCATTTCCCTCGATAAAGGGAACTGGGAAGCACTGACCAAACTGGCTGAAGAACTCGACGTTCCCGTTCCGGAAGTCCAGGACTGA
- a CDS encoding arylsulfatase: MLRALLQRNRGLIPCGLLVFLIFGFSHTGMAAEGKQPNVILLLTDDQGYGDVGFHGNAQIRTPHMDELARQGMELTRFYCSPVCAPTRASLMTGRYYYRSGVVHTSRGGAKMYGEETTLAELLQGAGYATGIFGKWHLGDNYPMRPQDQGFAESLVHRSGGIGQAPDKPNSYFDPWLWKNGQREQGKGYCTDLFFDAALEFMDRQAKAEKPFFVYLPTNAPHTPLEIADSYWKPYQEQGLDETTARVYGMVENLDENLGRLMAHLDQTKLKENTILIFLGDNGPQQKRYTAGLRGRKSWVYEGGIRVPFVATWPGHIPAGTQSAQIAAHIDLLPTLLDMTGTPKSKSLKLDGIDLTGLLTGKVKTLPERKLFFQVHRGLTPQRYQNCAVVTQRYKLVGYPGTFGEENLMRDAEPVLELYDLTSDPGEMKNLFSTQPDIAAGLRKDYERWFADVKQSRNFQPGLIVINSGKENPTTLCRYQDGTFTQGTSEGWMVQVETPGRYEVEIQRGADTKPGKLTVNWQGKQSHEFLSADQASARFELQSGTGMLDIWFQEEGADRVYPGDNSTRGDVILKRLD; the protein is encoded by the coding sequence ATGCTGCGAGCACTGTTACAGAGAAACCGGGGACTGATTCCATGTGGTCTGCTGGTTTTCCTGATCTTCGGATTCTCACATACGGGGATGGCAGCAGAGGGGAAACAGCCGAATGTGATTCTGTTGCTGACGGATGACCAGGGCTATGGAGATGTTGGCTTTCATGGCAACGCGCAGATTCGAACTCCGCACATGGACGAACTGGCCCGGCAGGGAATGGAGCTGACGCGTTTCTACTGCAGTCCGGTTTGTGCGCCGACCCGGGCCAGTCTGATGACCGGACGTTATTACTATCGATCGGGAGTCGTACATACCTCTCGCGGCGGTGCGAAGATGTACGGAGAGGAGACCACGCTGGCCGAGCTGCTGCAGGGAGCAGGCTACGCGACGGGAATCTTCGGTAAATGGCATCTGGGGGACAATTATCCGATGCGGCCCCAGGATCAGGGATTTGCGGAGTCACTGGTACATCGGAGTGGCGGCATTGGTCAGGCTCCCGATAAACCCAACAGTTATTTTGATCCCTGGTTGTGGAAGAATGGTCAGCGAGAGCAGGGCAAGGGCTATTGCACAGATCTGTTTTTTGACGCTGCCCTGGAGTTCATGGATCGACAGGCGAAAGCGGAGAAACCATTCTTTGTCTATCTACCGACCAACGCCCCGCACACGCCTCTGGAAATAGCGGACTCCTATTGGAAGCCTTATCAAGAGCAGGGACTGGATGAAACGACGGCCCGCGTGTATGGGATGGTGGAAAACCTGGATGAAAACCTGGGACGTCTGATGGCGCATCTGGATCAGACCAAACTGAAAGAGAACACGATCCTGATCTTTCTGGGCGACAATGGCCCTCAGCAGAAACGTTATACCGCGGGGTTGAGAGGGCGGAAATCGTGGGTTTATGAAGGGGGGATCCGCGTGCCGTTTGTGGCGACCTGGCCCGGACACATTCCTGCGGGGACACAGAGTGCTCAGATCGCGGCACACATCGACCTTCTGCCCACGTTGCTCGACATGACGGGGACCCCAAAATCGAAGTCATTAAAACTGGATGGCATCGATCTGACTGGCCTGCTGACGGGGAAGGTCAAGACACTGCCCGAACGGAAACTGTTCTTCCAGGTGCATCGTGGATTGACCCCGCAGCGTTATCAAAACTGCGCCGTGGTGACACAACGATACAAACTGGTAGGGTATCCCGGCACCTTCGGAGAAGAAAACCTGATGCGCGATGCCGAGCCGGTACTGGAGCTGTACGATCTGACCAGCGATCCGGGGGAGATGAAGAATCTGTTCTCTACACAGCCCGACATCGCCGCTGGTTTACGCAAGGACTATGAACGCTGGTTTGCGGATGTGAAACAGTCTCGTAATTTTCAGCCGGGTCTGATTGTGATCAACAGCGGCAAAGAGAACCCGACCACCTTGTGTCGGTACCAGGATGGAACTTTCACGCAAGGAACTTCAGAGGGCTGGATGGTTCAGGTAGAGACTCCCGGACGCTATGAGGTGGAAATTCAGCGGGGCGCTGATACCAAACCGGGCAAGTTGACTGTCAACTGGCAGGGGAAGCAGTCCCATGAATTTCTGTCGGCAGATCAGGCCTCGGCCCGTTTCGAACTGCAGTCGGGGACCGGCATGCTGGATATCTGGTTTCAGGAAGAGGGAGCCGATCGTGTCTATCCCGGCGACAACAGTACGCGGGGAGATGTGATTCTCAAACGGCTGGATTGA